The DNA window TCTAGGTCCCAACCTGTGGGGCGACAAGATGAAGATAGAGCTACAGTTCATCAGGACGCAACTAAAGACACTATTTACGATACCGCCGATGCTAGTGGCTCTCAGATCCATGACGCAAGACTGGTGGGAGGAGATAAACCAAAAGCCAGCATACAACGCCAACGGACACCCCATGCAATTGGACGAAAACTTCCTGGAGAAGCGCATCGCAGACGAACTACAAATGCTCGATCGGAACCACGACAGAGCACACTATCTTCACGAAGTCAGCATGGCCGATCAGCTCGACCAGGAATCGTTAGAAGAACAGATAGTGCTGGCCCCAAAGACAGTGATGCAGACCCTCCAGGGCGCCGATGATATAAAGAGAATCATCATTGATAACGATCATCTTCATGATCATATCGACGCAGCGAAACAGCAACTGCTTTTAACACTCGAAACAGCGATCCGGAACACGGACAGGGGGGAGACCATGCCAGGCAATGGCATTGGCGAGATGGAATCTCAGACAGAGACTCTTGCCGAAGACGCGGAATGCCAAACCTTAACAATCGAGCAATGCGATCAATCAACACAGATCGAGCCGAGAACGCAAGCGAACCGGAAGGTGCAAACGGATAGGAAGCTCGTGGAAAAAAGGTCGCAAGCGCAATCCACCACGAGGCAACACCCCACCCAGACCACCAAGGCATCGGGATACCGACACCGAGCAGCAGAGACGTCAAGCACCGCCTAGGCAAGAACCAGCCCGCCCACcttaaagcaaaaaagagaaaagaacgggAGGAAAGAGAGATGAACGACGAGGACCTAGAGA is part of the Necator americanus strain Aroian chromosome V, whole genome shotgun sequence genome and encodes:
- a CDS encoding hypothetical protein (NECATOR_CHRV.G18322.T1) is translated as MKIELQFIRTQLKTLFTIPPMLVALRSMTQDWWEEINQKPAYNANGHPMQLDENFLEKRIADELQMLDRNHDRAHYLHEVSMADQLDQESLEEQIVLAPKTVMQTLQGADDIKRIIIDNDHLHDHIDAAKQQLLLTLETAIRNTDRGETMPGNGIGEMESQTETLAEDAECQTLTIEQCDQSTQIEPRTQANRKVQTDRKLVEKRSQAQSTTRQHPTQTTKASGYRHRAAETSSTA